One genomic window of Osmia bicornis bicornis chromosome 5, iOsmBic2.1, whole genome shotgun sequence includes the following:
- the LOC114880404 gene encoding uncharacterized protein LOC114880404, whose translation MNSLAEGATFDSIVRYVLKHMKITHARAGYLVMEVLKAGIAVGRIKRTPRGTYILASEKPGTIAHRIREPRFSDDSNDDVSSDESS comes from the coding sequence ATGAACAGTCTCGCGGAGGGTGCTACCTTCGACAGTATCGTGAGATACGTGTTGAAGCACATGAAGATCACGCATGCACGAGCTGGTTACCTGGTGATGGAGGTTCTGAAGGCCGGGATCGCTGTGGGAAGAATCAAAAGAACTCCTCGCGGTACCTATATTCTGGCATCGGAGAAACCTGGCACCATCGCTCATCGAATAAGAGAGCCTCGATTCAGCGACGATAGTAACGACGACGTATCTTCCGACGAAAGCTCCTAA